A window of Antricoccus suffuscus genomic DNA:
ACGACTGCTGCAGACTCAATCGGCTGATGTTGTCGAACGTGGCTATATCTGTATTGCGCACTTCCAGAGCTGCATCGCGGCAGGTGACTTCGCGGCAGCCGAAGAGCTCGCTACCCAGATCCGCGAGATCGGCGAACGGCACGGAGATGCGGATCTCGCGGCGCAGGGGCTGTGCGGTCAGGGTCGGATGATGATGTACGCCGGGCGCGTGCGCGACGGACTAGCGATGCTTGACGAGGCGATGCTGAGGATCGCCGGCGGCGACGTGTCGCCAATCTTCGCCGGCATGCTCTACTGCGCAATGATCGACGGCTGCCAGGAGGTCGGCGACTACCGGCGAATGTCCGAATGGACCTCCTCGCTGAGCCGGTGGTGCACCGCCCAGCCCGACATGGTGCCCTTCACCGGTCAGTGCGCCGTGCACCGCGCCCAGATCATGCGCCACCACAGCGGTTTCAACGAGGCGCTGAATGAACTCGCCTTAGCCATCGACCGCTACCGCGCGGCCGGCACCGAGCCCGCCGCCGGGATGGCATTTCACGAGCGCGGTGAAATTTTTCGAGTCCTGGGCGATTTTGAGGGCGCAGAGGAAGCGTTCAACGAGGCAGCCGCGCTCGGCTACGAACCGCAGCCGGGACTTGCGTTGTTATGGATGGCGCAAGGGCGAATTTCTGCGGCAGCCGCAGCCATCAAGCGGGTCCTCGCCGAGACCCCGAACCCGATCCAGCGGGCCCGGCAACTTCCGGCAGCCGTGCAGATATTGCTGTCCGCGGGCGCCGTCGTGGATGCCACTGCGCCCTCCGACGAGCTCGACTCGGTGGCGCGGCTGTTCGGGACGGACTCGATCGATGCGATCGCGTCGTACGCCGCCGGCCTGGTGCGCCTGGCAAACGATGATCCCGCCGGAGCACTGCCGCCGCTGCGACGAGCGTGGACCGCCTGGATCGACGCCGGGTCCCGCTACGACGCGGCGCGGGCGCGGGTGCAGATTGCGTTGGCGTTTCGTGCGCTCGGGGACGAAGACTCCGCGATCGCCGAGCTGTCGGTTGCGGGTCGTACGTTTGCCGAGCTCGGCGCGACCCCGGACGAAGAACTGGTCGCGAGGTTGGTACGGCGTACCGCTCCGGGTGGCTTGTCTGAGCGGGAGATCGAGGTGTTGCGTCTGGTCGCGGCGGGCAACAGTAACCCGCAGATCGCCGTTGCTTTGGTCCTCAGTGAGAAGACCGTGGCGCGTCATCTGAGCAACATCTTCGCCAAGCTCGCAGTCCGCTCGCGCACGGCGGCCGCGGCGTACGCCTTCGAGCATGGTCTCGTCCGTTAGTTCCGGGCGATTGCGACAGTGTGGAAGATCGGCGTACGCCGGCGTACACCGATCTTCCACACAATCGGCGATTGAGGCCTCTTAGGCGGTGCGGACGACCTCGTCGTACGCCAGCCGCGGCAGCCGGTCCATCCATGCATTGTCGGCGGGCTTGCCGACGTTGATGACGGCGAGCGTCTTGGCGGTGCCCTCGGGGAAGAAGTCGGCGTCGACCTGGGCGAAGTCGCCACCAGTCATCGGGCCGGCGGCGAGGCCCTCGGCGCGGATGCCAAGGATCAGGTAGCCGACTTGCAGGGTGGCGTTCATCTTCGCGATCTGATCCCGCTCGGGATTGTCGGCAAAGAGGTCCTTCGCGCCGGGGAAGTGCGGGAACTGGGTCGGCAGGTTCTCGTGGAACTCGGTGTCGGCGGCGACTACTAGCGTGAGCGGCGCGGCGAGCGTCTTGGCTTTGTTGCCGTCGGACAGCGCATCGACGAGCGTCTGGCGGGCCTGCGGCGTGCGGACCGCGACGATGCGCAGCGGCTGGATGTTCATCGACGTCGGGGCCCACTTGACCAGGTCGTAGATCGCCTGGAGCTGCTCGTCGGTCACGGGCTCATCGGTGAACGAGTTGGCGGTGCGCGCGTTGTGGAAAAGAAGATCGCGGGACTCGTCGGTGAGGATATCGTCGCGGAAGGTCTGGGTTGACATATTGAAAAGTGCTCCTTGATTGACGCGGAAGATCGAACCTCTCCACACTAGATGAAAATTCAACCAATGCTTCTAAGTTGAACCGTGAACTAACCCACACGGGTTCGCCAAGCGCTAGGTAGCCTGAGCAAAAGGTTTAGCCCGGCGAGAGGTGTTGTGATGGCGAAAAGCACGGAGTTCGACTACGAAGGTCACGGCGGCAAGCTGGTCGCGCGGCGCTGGGACAACGACGAACCGCGATATGTCGCGCTGATCAGCCATGGGTACGGCGAACACATCGGTCGCTACGAATATCTCGCCGATCGTCTCGTTGCAGACGGTGCGGCAGTGTACGGCGTGGACCATCTCGGCCACGGCAAGAGTGAGGGCGAGCGGGTCCTGATTCCCGACTTCGAGAAGGTCGTGCATGACCTTCGGGAGCTCGAGACCACGGCCCGATCCGAGCATCCGCAGTTGCCGGTTGTCCTGATCGGGCATTCGATGGGCGGAATGATCGCGGCCCGCTACGCACAGCATTACGGCGCCGATCTCGAGTCCGTCGTACTGTCCGGGCCCGTGATCGGCGCGTGGGACACCGCCAAGGTGCTCCTGGCGATGGACGAAATTCCGGACGTACCGCTCGACCCCTCGGTCCTGTCGCGGGACCCGAGTGTCGGTACGGCGTACGCCGAGGATCCGCTCGTGTGGCACGGCGCCTTCAAGAAGCCGACGCTCGAGGCGTTTGACAAGACGGTGCGCGACATCAACGCCGCCGGGCCGATCGAAGGTGCACCGGTGCTTTGGCTGCACGGCACCGACGATCAGCTCGTGCCGTACGAGAAGGCCGCCGAAGGCTGGAAGCTGATCGCGCCGGAGCAGAGTGCGCAGAAGGCGTACGACGGGGCGCAGCACGAGATCTTCAACGAGACCAACAAGGACGAGGTCGTCGACGACGCGCTCGCGTTCATCAACAAATACCGTTAAACGCTCTTCCTTGTCGCGGCAGATGAGGTGTGACCAGGGGAGTCTGCCGCGACTGGGGGCGGAGGCGGCCGACGTACGCCGCCAGCAAAAGCGTCAGGCCGCTGATGTCCCGTCGTCGCGAAACTTCACCGGAGTGTCGCCGACGATGGCGTTGTGGTTGCGGTGCCAGAAGATGTACTTCGAGCCGAGATTGACCATGGCAGCTAGCCGGTTGCGACCGCCTAATAGGTAGAACAAGTGGACCGCCATCCAGATGATCCATGCCGGGAAACCCTTGACCGGTGGTAGCCCTTTTGTCTGCAGTACGGCGGAACTGCGGCCGATCGTGGCCAGTGAGCCCTTGTCCCAGTAGCGAAATGCCGGGACCTGCTCGCCGGCGATTTTTGCGGCAATGAGGCGGGCGACGTACTTGCCGCCTTGCATCGCCGGCTGCGCCAACTGCGGAAGCGCGCGGTCACCGTCCTCGACCGCGACATCGCCGACGGCGAACACGTTGTCGAACCCTTGGACGCGCAGATGGTCGTCGATCTTGATCCGGTCGCCGCGGCCCTGCGGGACACCCCACGACTTGATCGACTCGTGCGTGGTTACGCCGGATGCCCAGACCACGATTCCGGCCGGGATGAAGTTGCCGTCGCCATCGACGACCCCGTCCTTGCGCACTTCCTTGACCGAGGTGCCGAGGCGCAGGTCCACGCCGCGCTTCTCCAGCGAGCGTTTTGTGTATTTCTGCAGGCTCGGCACGAACGGTCCGAGCAGCGCGTCCTGCATCTCGATCAACGTCAGATGGGTTCGTTGCGGGTCGAGCTCGGGGTAGGTGACAGGCATGTCGTTATTGCGCAGTTCGGCGAGCGCGCCGGCCATCTCGACTCCCGTCGCTCCGCCGCCGACGACGATGACTCGTAGGTCATCCTTCTGACCCCGGACGACCGCTTCCTCAAGCGTCGCGACGATCACGTCGCGCAGGGCGAGTGCCTGGGTGCGTGTGTAGAGGGGCATCGCGTGCTCGGCGGCGCCGGGTATTCCGAAGAAGTTGGCGGTGACCCCGGTCGCGAGGATGAGGTAGTCGTAGCGCTCGACATTGCCGTTGGTCAGGGTGATCGACTTCGTGTCGTGATCGATACCGGTAACCGTGCCGTTGACGAACCGCACGTTCTTCTGCCGCGAACGGATCGATCGCAAAAACCAGGTG
This region includes:
- a CDS encoding helix-turn-helix transcriptional regulator, which codes for MGVVAELVYGREAFERRAWATAYEALSAVPPESLGEADLAALATSAYLAGDHESAIRAWHRAFESHIDSGDSLSAVRDAHWLAFASAVGGNFAAAEGWVARAERLLQTQSADVVERGYICIAHFQSCIAAGDFAAAEELATQIREIGERHGDADLAAQGLCGQGRMMMYAGRVRDGLAMLDEAMLRIAGGDVSPIFAGMLYCAMIDGCQEVGDYRRMSEWTSSLSRWCTAQPDMVPFTGQCAVHRAQIMRHHSGFNEALNELALAIDRYRAAGTEPAAGMAFHERGEIFRVLGDFEGAEEAFNEAAALGYEPQPGLALLWMAQGRISAAAAAIKRVLAETPNPIQRARQLPAAVQILLSAGAVVDATAPSDELDSVARLFGTDSIDAIASYAAGLVRLANDDPAGALPPLRRAWTAWIDAGSRYDAARARVQIALAFRALGDEDSAIAELSVAGRTFAELGATPDEELVARLVRRTAPGGLSEREIEVLRLVAAGNSNPQIAVALVLSEKTVARHLSNIFAKLAVRSRTAAAAYAFEHGLVR
- a CDS encoding malonic semialdehyde reductase, which gives rise to MSTQTFRDDILTDESRDLLFHNARTANSFTDEPVTDEQLQAIYDLVKWAPTSMNIQPLRIVAVRTPQARQTLVDALSDGNKAKTLAAPLTLVVAADTEFHENLPTQFPHFPGAKDLFADNPERDQIAKMNATLQVGYLILGIRAEGLAAGPMTGGDFAQVDADFFPEGTAKTLAVINVGKPADNAWMDRLPRLAYDEVVRTA
- a CDS encoding alpha/beta hydrolase; its protein translation is MAKSTEFDYEGHGGKLVARRWDNDEPRYVALISHGYGEHIGRYEYLADRLVADGAAVYGVDHLGHGKSEGERVLIPDFEKVVHDLRELETTARSEHPQLPVVLIGHSMGGMIAARYAQHYGADLESVVLSGPVIGAWDTAKVLLAMDEIPDVPLDPSVLSRDPSVGTAYAEDPLVWHGAFKKPTLEAFDKTVRDINAAGPIEGAPVLWLHGTDDQLVPYEKAAEGWKLIAPEQSAQKAYDGAQHEIFNETNKDEVVDDALAFINKYR
- a CDS encoding NAD(P)/FAD-dependent oxidoreductase — encoded protein: MAERETIPSKRPHVVVIGGGFGGLSAVRALRRADVDVTLIDRRTYSTFQPLLYQVATMALNPGDITWFLRSIRSRQKNVRFVNGTVTGIDHDTKSITLTNGNVERYDYLILATGVTANFFGIPGAAEHAMPLYTRTQALALRDVIVATLEEAVVRGQKDDLRVIVVGGGATGVEMAGALAELRNNDMPVTYPELDPQRTHLTLIEMQDALLGPFVPSLQKYTKRSLEKRGVDLRLGTSVKEVRKDGVVDGDGNFIPAGIVVWASGVTTHESIKSWGVPQGRGDRIKIDDHLRVQGFDNVFAVGDVAVEDGDRALPQLAQPAMQGGKYVARLIAAKIAGEQVPAFRYWDKGSLATIGRSSAVLQTKGLPPVKGFPAWIIWMAVHLFYLLGGRNRLAAMVNLGSKYIFWHRNHNAIVGDTPVKFRDDGTSAA